From a region of the Streptacidiphilus albus JL83 genome:
- a CDS encoding S53 family peptidase: MAGTVALASPSQASTPGPAVKTLAGTHPDWAKPSADKGVTPAKDQLTARVYLAGRNPAGLAAYARAVSSPGSAEYDQFLTPAQSQQRFGATADQIAAVRAWATSAGLTITGTNAHYLDVHGSAADVDRAFGTHLHEYAVQGKLLKAPASNVVLPAAVASAVLGVTGLSDDAPTMRAQSQPVDGPLSFGTDAKGKPKPKPKPKAGLPTVATCSSYWGQKTVSGAPKGYTAKNTFDQCSLTPAQLRKAYGVTASGLTGKGATVAIVDAYGSSTMLADANHFAVNHGDKAFRKGQYSEVVTPKLWTQTGANDGCGGGPAGWAGEEALDVEMVHGLAPDANVVYVGANSCSDQDLMAALSTIVDKHLADVVSSSWSGLMHTTAGDESPTTIAAYEQIFEQGAAEGIGFDFAAGDCGDNSPGAAATGSNCDKTTTEAQAGFPSSDNWVTDVGGTAIGIKDASGTYGFETDMGTDRSVLSADGKSWSPFPGTFYFGGGGGTSQDFAQPWYQGPVVPSTLAHTLMTGAVSKTAQRVTPDVAMNGDLYTSVLVGMSDGNPYSEGGYGGTSVAAPEFSGIQADAIQARGGRSIGFANPSIYERAGGADFHAVVNNTLGKGQQPLNSVADLGVVGGSLRVRLVAFGRDYGLAATKGFNNATGVGSPDEKYLLSFK, translated from the coding sequence AACCCGGCCGGGCTGGCCGCGTACGCCCGGGCCGTCTCCTCTCCGGGCAGCGCCGAGTACGACCAGTTCCTCACCCCCGCCCAGAGCCAGCAGCGCTTCGGGGCGACCGCGGACCAGATCGCGGCCGTCCGCGCCTGGGCGACCAGTGCGGGCCTGACCATCACCGGCACCAACGCCCACTACCTCGATGTGCACGGCTCCGCCGCCGACGTCGACCGCGCCTTCGGCACCCACCTGCACGAGTACGCCGTCCAGGGCAAGCTGCTCAAGGCGCCGGCCAGCAATGTGGTGCTCCCCGCCGCCGTCGCCTCCGCCGTCCTCGGCGTGACCGGGCTCAGCGACGACGCGCCCACCATGCGCGCCCAGAGCCAGCCGGTCGACGGCCCGCTGAGCTTCGGCACCGACGCCAAGGGCAAGCCGAAGCCCAAGCCCAAGCCCAAGGCGGGCCTGCCCACGGTCGCCACCTGCTCCTCCTACTGGGGCCAGAAGACGGTCAGCGGAGCGCCGAAGGGCTACACCGCGAAGAACACCTTCGACCAGTGCTCCCTCACGCCGGCCCAGCTGCGCAAGGCCTACGGCGTCACCGCCTCCGGCCTGACCGGCAAGGGCGCGACGGTCGCCATCGTGGACGCCTACGGCTCCTCGACCATGCTCGCCGACGCGAACCACTTCGCCGTGAACCACGGTGACAAGGCGTTCCGCAAGGGCCAGTACAGCGAGGTGGTCACCCCGAAGCTGTGGACGCAGACCGGCGCCAACGACGGCTGCGGCGGCGGCCCGGCCGGCTGGGCGGGCGAGGAGGCACTGGACGTCGAGATGGTGCACGGGCTGGCCCCGGACGCCAATGTCGTCTACGTCGGCGCCAACTCCTGCTCCGACCAGGACCTGATGGCCGCGCTCAGCACGATCGTGGACAAGCACCTGGCCGACGTCGTCTCCAGCTCGTGGTCCGGGCTGATGCACACCACGGCGGGCGACGAGAGCCCCACCACGATCGCCGCCTACGAGCAGATCTTCGAGCAGGGCGCCGCCGAGGGCATCGGCTTCGACTTCGCCGCCGGCGACTGCGGCGACAACTCCCCGGGCGCCGCGGCCACCGGCTCCAACTGCGACAAGACCACCACCGAGGCGCAGGCCGGCTTCCCGTCCTCCGACAACTGGGTGACGGACGTCGGCGGCACCGCCATCGGCATCAAGGACGCGTCCGGCACCTACGGCTTCGAGACCGACATGGGTACCGACCGCTCCGTGCTCAGCGCCGACGGCAAGAGCTGGAGCCCCTTCCCGGGCACCTTCTACTTCGGCGGCGGTGGCGGCACCAGCCAGGACTTCGCCCAGCCGTGGTACCAGGGCCCGGTGGTGCCGAGCACCCTGGCGCACACCCTGATGACCGGCGCGGTCAGCAAGACCGCGCAGCGGGTCACCCCCGACGTCGCCATGAACGGTGACCTGTACACCTCGGTGCTGGTCGGCATGTCCGACGGCAACCCGTACAGCGAGGGCGGCTACGGCGGCACCAGTGTCGCGGCGCCGGAGTTCTCCGGCATCCAGGCCGACGCGATCCAGGCCCGCGGCGGCCGTTCGATCGGCTTCGCCAACCCGTCCATCTACGAGCGGGCCGGCGGCGCCGACTTCCACGCCGTCGTCAACAACACTCTGGGCAAGGGACAGCAGCCGCTGAACTCCGTCGCCGACCTGGGCGTCGTCGGCGGCTCCCTGCGGGTCCGGCTGGTGGCCTTCGGCCGGGACTACGGCCTGGCCGCGACCAAGGGCTTCAACAACGCGACCGGCGTCGGCTCGCCCGACGAGAAGTACCTGCTCTCCTTCAAGTAG
- a CDS encoding helix-turn-helix domain-containing protein codes for MPRPQRPLDPLAGPVQAFAAELRLVREKAGNPKFLQMARASGRSRTALAEAAGGDHLATWETVEAFLTACGQDPRHWYGRWEAVRTATAAKEPGRTPAPPDLAVESRQQPGPPPVPPRPPRWRRPLVAALAVVAAAGLLVAFLDSPDNGGREPGRGASPSPLPAGPVTVVVQNKVAVGASGLFEDSTPVYLSTRPVPFCSREGCEVADTRMWSGAVLQVLCQEQGAVMTNEDAATAGITHNPGAVTSALWYQAEMPNGTDGFISEVYLTPASRGGRGLPACAPP; via the coding sequence ATGCCGCGTCCACAGCGCCCTCTGGATCCGCTGGCAGGCCCGGTGCAGGCCTTCGCCGCCGAGCTCCGGCTGGTGCGCGAGAAGGCGGGCAATCCGAAGTTCCTCCAGATGGCACGGGCGTCCGGTCGGTCGAGAACCGCCCTGGCCGAGGCAGCGGGCGGCGATCACCTGGCGACCTGGGAGACCGTCGAGGCGTTCCTGACCGCCTGCGGCCAGGACCCGCGCCACTGGTACGGGCGCTGGGAGGCGGTGCGCACCGCCACCGCCGCGAAGGAGCCCGGCCGAACGCCCGCGCCGCCAGACCTGGCCGTCGAGTCACGGCAGCAGCCCGGTCCGCCGCCCGTGCCGCCGCGGCCACCCCGGTGGCGCCGCCCGCTGGTCGCGGCCCTCGCCGTGGTCGCCGCCGCCGGTCTGCTCGTCGCCTTCCTGGACAGCCCGGACAACGGCGGCAGGGAGCCGGGTCGCGGCGCCTCGCCGTCGCCGCTTCCGGCCGGACCCGTCACGGTCGTCGTCCAGAACAAGGTGGCGGTCGGCGCGTCGGGCCTGTTCGAGGACAGCACTCCGGTCTACCTCTCGACCAGGCCGGTGCCGTTCTGCTCACGGGAGGGCTGCGAGGTCGCCGACACGAGGATGTGGAGCGGCGCGGTCCTCCAGGTCCTCTGCCAGGAGCAGGGCGCCGTGATGACCAACGAGGACGCCGCCACCGCCGGGATCACCCACAACCCCGGCGCGGTGACCTCCGCGCTCTGGTACCAGGCCGAGATGCCGAACGGTACCGACGGGTTCATCTCCGAGGTCTACCTCACCCCGGCCTCCCGCGGCGGCCGGGGCCTTCCCGCCTGCGCGCCGCCGTAG
- a CDS encoding YbjQ family protein yields the protein MTNIDEYGGGQHTPDVLVVTTNDVPGYRVDKIIGEVFGLTVRSRNIGSQLGASFKSLAGGELRGLTKTLVESRNQAMDRLIEQARARGGNAVLTMRFDVTEAGGNGTEICAYGTAAVISPLG from the coding sequence ATGACGAACATTGACGAGTACGGCGGCGGACAGCACACCCCCGACGTCCTGGTGGTCACCACCAACGACGTCCCCGGCTACCGGGTCGACAAGATCATCGGCGAGGTCTTCGGCCTCACCGTCCGCTCCCGGAACATCGGCAGCCAGCTCGGCGCCAGCTTCAAGTCGCTGGCCGGCGGCGAGCTGCGCGGGCTGACCAAGACCCTGGTCGAGAGCCGCAACCAGGCCATGGACCGGCTCATCGAGCAGGCCCGCGCCCGCGGCGGCAACGCCGTCCTGACGATGCGCTTCGACGTCACCGAGGCGGGCGGGAACGGGACGGAGATCTGCGCCTACGGCACCGCGGCCGTCATCAGCCCGCTCGGCTGA
- the metK gene encoding methionine adenosyltransferase — protein MSRRLFTSESVTEGHPDKIADQISDTILDALLKDDPTSRVAVETLITTGQVHIAGEVTTKAYAPIAALVRERILEIGYDSSKKGFDGASCGVSVSIGSQSPDIAQGVDTAYETRVEGDEDELDKQGAGDQGLMFGYACDDTPELMPLPITLAHRLAKRLSEVRKNGTIPYLRPDGKTQVTIEYDGDKPVRLDTVVVSSQHASDIDLESLLAPDIREFVVEVELKALADEGIELATDGYRLLVNPTGRFEIGGPMGDAGLTGRKIIIDTYGGMARHGGGAFSGKDPSKVDRSAAYAMRWVAKNIVAAGLARRAEVQVAYAIGKAEPVGLFVETFGTETVAVEKIQDAVTQVFDLRPAAIIRDLDLLRPIYAQTAAYGHFGRELPDFTWERTDRAAELKRVLGV, from the coding sequence GTGTCTCGCCGCCTCTTCACCTCGGAGTCCGTGACCGAAGGTCACCCCGACAAGATCGCTGACCAGATCAGCGACACCATTCTCGACGCCCTGCTCAAGGACGACCCCACCTCGCGGGTCGCCGTGGAGACCCTGATCACCACGGGTCAGGTCCACATCGCGGGCGAGGTCACCACCAAGGCCTACGCGCCGATCGCCGCCCTCGTCCGGGAGCGGATCCTGGAGATCGGCTACGACTCCTCGAAGAAGGGCTTCGACGGCGCCTCCTGCGGCGTGTCGGTGTCCATCGGATCGCAGTCCCCCGACATCGCCCAGGGTGTCGACACCGCGTACGAGACGCGGGTCGAGGGCGACGAGGACGAGCTCGACAAGCAGGGCGCCGGCGACCAGGGCCTGATGTTCGGCTACGCGTGCGACGACACGCCCGAGCTGATGCCGCTGCCGATCACCCTCGCCCACCGGCTGGCCAAGCGGCTGTCCGAGGTGCGCAAGAACGGGACCATCCCCTACCTGCGCCCCGACGGCAAGACCCAGGTCACCATCGAGTACGACGGCGACAAGCCGGTCCGGCTCGACACGGTCGTGGTCTCCTCGCAGCACGCCAGCGACATCGACCTGGAGTCGCTGCTCGCCCCGGACATCCGCGAGTTCGTGGTGGAGGTGGAGCTCAAGGCGCTGGCCGACGAGGGCATCGAGCTGGCCACCGACGGCTACCGGCTGCTGGTCAACCCGACCGGCCGCTTCGAGATCGGCGGCCCCATGGGCGACGCCGGCCTGACCGGCCGCAAGATCATCATCGACACCTACGGCGGCATGGCCCGTCACGGCGGCGGCGCCTTCTCGGGCAAGGACCCGTCCAAGGTCGACCGCTCCGCGGCGTACGCGATGCGCTGGGTCGCCAAGAACATCGTCGCGGCGGGCCTGGCCCGGCGGGCCGAGGTCCAGGTCGCCTACGCCATCGGCAAGGCCGAGCCGGTCGGTCTGTTCGTGGAGACCTTCGGCACCGAGACGGTGGCCGTGGAGAAGATCCAGGACGCCGTCACCCAGGTCTTCGACCTGCGCCCGGCCGCGATCATCCGCGACCTGGACCTGCTCCGGCCGATCTACGCCCAGACCGCCGCTTACGGCCACTTCGGCCGTGAGCTGCCGGACTTCACCTGGGAGCGCACCGACCGCGCCGCCGAGCTGAAGCGCGTCCTCGGCGTCTGA
- the coaBC gene encoding bifunctional phosphopantothenoylcysteine decarboxylase/phosphopantothenate--cysteine ligase CoaBC, with protein MNVVLGVSGGIAAYKACELLRLFTESGHRVRVVPTAASLHFVGAATWSALSGQPVSTEVWESVHEVPHVRIGQQADLLVIAPATADLLAKAAHGRADDLLTNTLLTAHCPVVFAPAMHTEMWEHPATQENVATLRRRGAIVIEPAVGRLTGADTGKGRFPDPEAIFELCRRVLARGADAGVADLAGRHVVVSAGGTREPLDPVRFLGNISSGRQGFAIAGVAAARGARVTLVAANAELPVPAGVDLVRVGTALELREAVLAAAADADAVVMAAAVADFRPADYISVKIKKVEGVEPAPLALVRNPDILAEISAHRAVPGQVVVGFAAETDDALRHGREKFIRKGCDLLVVNEVGADRAFGSANNEAVILSAEGGETAVPYGPKAQLADQLWDLVAARLA; from the coding sequence ATGAACGTCGTGCTGGGCGTCAGCGGCGGGATCGCCGCCTACAAGGCGTGTGAACTGCTGCGCCTCTTCACCGAGTCCGGGCACCGGGTCCGAGTGGTGCCGACCGCCGCGTCGCTGCACTTCGTCGGTGCGGCGACCTGGTCCGCGCTGTCGGGGCAGCCGGTCTCCACCGAGGTCTGGGAGAGCGTCCACGAGGTCCCGCACGTCCGGATCGGCCAGCAGGCGGACCTGCTGGTGATCGCGCCCGCCACGGCCGACCTGCTGGCCAAGGCCGCCCACGGACGCGCCGACGACCTGCTCACCAACACCCTGCTGACGGCGCACTGCCCGGTGGTCTTCGCCCCGGCGATGCACACCGAGATGTGGGAGCACCCGGCCACCCAGGAGAACGTCGCCACGCTGCGCCGCCGGGGCGCGATCGTGATCGAGCCGGCGGTGGGCCGGCTGACCGGCGCCGACACCGGCAAGGGGCGCTTCCCCGACCCCGAGGCGATCTTCGAGCTCTGTCGCCGGGTGCTGGCGCGCGGCGCGGACGCCGGTGTCGCGGACCTGGCCGGCCGCCATGTGGTGGTCTCCGCCGGGGGGACGCGCGAGCCGCTGGACCCGGTGCGGTTCCTGGGCAACATCTCCTCCGGGCGGCAGGGCTTCGCCATCGCGGGGGTCGCCGCCGCGCGCGGCGCCCGGGTGACGCTGGTCGCCGCCAACGCCGAGCTGCCGGTGCCCGCGGGGGTGGACCTGGTCCGGGTCGGCACCGCGCTGGAGCTGCGCGAGGCGGTGCTGGCGGCGGCGGCCGACGCCGACGCGGTGGTGATGGCGGCGGCGGTCGCGGACTTCCGCCCGGCGGATTACATCTCCGTGAAGATCAAGAAGGTGGAGGGGGTGGAGCCCGCCCCGCTGGCGCTGGTCCGCAATCCGGACATCCTGGCGGAGATCTCGGCGCACCGGGCGGTGCCCGGGCAGGTGGTGGTGGGTTTCGCGGCCGAGACGGACGACGCGTTGCGGCACGGCCGGGAGAAGTTCATCCGAAAGGGGTGCGACCTGCTGGTGGTGAACGAGGTCGGCGCCGACCGGGCCTTCGGCAGTGCCAACAACGAGGCGGTGATCCTCTCCGCCGAGGGCGGGGAGACCGCGGTGCCGTACGGCCCCAAGGCGCAGCTGGCCGATCAGCTCTGGGATCTGGTCGCCGCCCGGCTGGCCTGA
- the rpoZ gene encoding DNA-directed RNA polymerase subunit omega — protein sequence MSSSMTAPEGIINPPIDELLEATDSKYSLVIYAAKRARQINAYYSQLGEGLLEYVGPLVDTHVHEKPLSIALREINAGMLTAEAIDAQ from the coding sequence GTGTCCTCTTCGATGACAGCGCCCGAAGGCATCATCAACCCGCCGATCGATGAGCTGCTCGAGGCCACCGACTCCAAGTACAGCCTGGTGATCTACGCCGCCAAGCGCGCGCGCCAGATCAACGCCTACTACTCGCAGCTCGGCGAGGGCCTGCTGGAGTACGTGGGCCCGCTGGTCGACACCCACGTGCACGAGAAGCCGCTCTCGATCGCGCTCCGCGAGATCAACGCCGGTATGCTCACCGCCGAGGCGATCGACGCGCAGTAG
- the gmk gene encoding guanylate kinase, whose protein sequence is MSERPRLTVLSGPSGVGKSTVVSHMRQQHPEVWLSVSATTRKPRPGEKDGVHYHFVDDDQFAKMVANGELLEWAVFAGNHYGTPRRAVLDRLAAGVPVLLEIDLQGARQVRESMPEAQSVFLAPPSWDELVRRLTGRGTEPQDVIDERLRAARVELAAESEFDTTLVNTSVEGVASELLALLNVV, encoded by the coding sequence ATGAGTGAACGTCCGCGGCTGACCGTGCTCTCCGGCCCCTCCGGTGTCGGCAAGAGCACGGTCGTCTCACATATGCGCCAGCAGCACCCCGAGGTCTGGCTGTCCGTCTCCGCCACCACCCGCAAGCCGCGTCCGGGGGAGAAGGACGGGGTCCACTACCACTTCGTCGACGACGACCAGTTCGCCAAGATGGTCGCCAACGGCGAACTGCTGGAGTGGGCGGTGTTCGCCGGCAACCACTACGGCACCCCCCGCCGGGCCGTCCTCGACCGGCTGGCCGCCGGCGTGCCGGTGCTGCTGGAGATCGACCTCCAGGGCGCGCGCCAGGTGCGCGAATCGATGCCCGAGGCGCAGTCGGTCTTCCTCGCGCCCCCCTCCTGGGACGAGCTGGTGCGCCGCCTCACCGGTCGCGGCACCGAGCCCCAGGACGTCATCGACGAGCGGCTGCGCGCGGCCCGGGTCGAGCTGGCGGCCGAGAGCGAGTTCGACACGACTCTGGTCAACACCTCGGTCGAGGGTGTAGCGAGCGAGCTGCTAGCCTTGCTCAACGTGGTCTGA
- a CDS encoding integration host factor, with the protein MALPPLTPEQRTAALAKAAEARRERAEIKNRLKHSGASLHEVIKAGQENDVIGKMKVSALLESLPGVGKVRAKQIMERLGISESRRVRGLGTNQIASLEREFGGAPA; encoded by the coding sequence GTGGCACTTCCGCCCCTTACCCCTGAGCAGCGCACCGCTGCGCTCGCCAAGGCAGCTGAGGCTCGCCGGGAGCGCGCCGAGATCAAGAACCGGCTCAAGCACAGCGGCGCCTCCCTGCACGAGGTCATCAAGGCCGGCCAGGAGAACGACGTCATCGGCAAGATGAAGGTCTCGGCTCTGCTGGAGTCGCTTCCGGGTGTCGGCAAGGTCCGGGCCAAGCAGATCATGGAGAGGCTCGGAATCTCGGAGAGCCGCCGGGTGCGCGGCCTCGGTACGAACCAGATCGCCTCCCTGGAGCGGGAGTTCGGCGGGGCTCCGGCCTAG
- the pyrF gene encoding orotidine-5'-phosphate decarboxylase, translating into MTAPFGTRLREAMDTRGPLCVGIDPHAALLEAWGLGDDVAGLERFSRTVVEALAGEVAVLKPQAAFFERFGSRGIAVLERSVADARAAGALVLMDAKRGDIGSTMAAYADAFLAPTSPLFSDAVTVSPYLGFGSLRPAFDAARASGSGVFALALTSNPEGHEVQHAVGEDGLTVAQSVLRQLAAENADAHPLGSFGAVVGATLKDIDADLDINGALLAPGVGAQGATAADIPVVFGAVAGNVLPSVSRDVLKHGPSVAALREAAARFVDEVRAAIG; encoded by the coding sequence ATGACCGCCCCCTTCGGCACCCGGCTGCGCGAGGCCATGGACACCCGCGGCCCGCTCTGTGTGGGCATCGACCCGCACGCCGCCCTGCTGGAGGCCTGGGGCCTCGGCGACGACGTGGCCGGACTGGAGCGGTTCAGCCGCACCGTGGTCGAGGCGCTGGCCGGGGAGGTCGCCGTGCTCAAGCCGCAGGCCGCCTTCTTCGAGCGCTTCGGCAGCCGGGGCATCGCGGTGCTGGAGCGCTCGGTCGCGGACGCCCGCGCGGCCGGCGCGCTGGTGCTGATGGACGCCAAGCGCGGCGACATCGGCAGCACCATGGCCGCCTACGCCGACGCCTTCCTCGCCCCGACCAGCCCGCTGTTCTCGGACGCCGTCACCGTCTCGCCCTACCTGGGCTTCGGCTCGCTGCGCCCGGCCTTCGACGCGGCGCGGGCCAGCGGCTCCGGCGTGTTCGCGCTGGCACTGACCTCCAACCCGGAGGGCCACGAGGTCCAGCACGCGGTGGGCGAGGACGGGCTGACCGTGGCCCAGTCGGTGCTGCGGCAGCTGGCCGCCGAGAACGCCGACGCCCATCCGCTCGGCTCCTTCGGCGCGGTCGTCGGCGCGACGCTCAAGGACATCGACGCCGACCTCGACATCAACGGCGCGCTGCTGGCCCCCGGCGTGGGCGCCCAGGGGGCGACCGCGGCCGACATTCCGGTGGTCTTCGGCGCGGTCGCCGGCAACGTCCTGCCGAGCGTTTCCCGGGACGTGCTGAAGCACGGCCCGTCGGTCGCGGCGCTGCGCGAGGCGGCCGCACGGTTCGTGGACGAGGTGCGTGCGGCAATCGGTTGA
- a CDS encoding dihydroorotate dehydrogenase yields MDLQAPPAPDAVDLTAPFGSGTLPNPVTTAAGCAGYGREIAKFQPLAELGSITTRTIMARPRAGRPTPRTAGTPSGMLNAVGLPGSGIEQFVEQELPWLAERGARVLVSIGGEQVEEFAETVQQLNGRAGVVGIEANIACANAANRGLPFGCNPATSYDVIAAVREVADPALPVYAKLTPDVTSITEIAAACVKAGADGLSMINTLLGMAIDTTTMRPALAGTVGGLSGPAIRPVAVRCVYQVHAAMRSGAVPEVPILGMGGIRTGLDALEFVLAGASGVAVGTTVFNDPSAPLRVLDELRAALAERGFTRFTDAVGLAHHP; encoded by the coding sequence ATGGACCTGCAGGCCCCTCCAGCACCGGACGCGGTCGACCTCACCGCCCCCTTCGGCAGCGGCACGCTGCCGAACCCGGTCACCACGGCGGCCGGCTGCGCCGGCTACGGGCGCGAGATCGCCAAGTTCCAGCCGCTGGCGGAGCTGGGCTCGATCACCACCCGGACGATCATGGCGCGGCCCAGGGCGGGACGGCCGACGCCGAGGACGGCCGGGACGCCCAGCGGCATGCTGAACGCCGTCGGGCTGCCGGGCTCGGGAATCGAGCAGTTCGTCGAGCAGGAGCTGCCCTGGCTGGCCGAGCGCGGCGCCCGGGTGCTGGTCTCGATCGGCGGGGAGCAGGTCGAGGAGTTCGCCGAGACCGTGCAGCAGCTCAACGGCCGGGCCGGGGTCGTCGGCATCGAGGCCAACATCGCCTGCGCCAACGCCGCCAACCGGGGCCTGCCCTTCGGCTGCAACCCGGCCACCTCCTACGACGTGATCGCGGCGGTGCGCGAGGTGGCGGACCCGGCGCTGCCGGTCTACGCCAAGCTGACCCCGGACGTCACCTCGATCACCGAGATCGCGGCGGCCTGCGTCAAGGCCGGTGCGGACGGACTCTCCATGATCAACACTCTGCTGGGCATGGCCATCGACACCACGACCATGCGCCCGGCGCTGGCCGGGACGGTCGGCGGCCTCTCCGGGCCGGCCATCCGCCCGGTCGCGGTCCGCTGCGTCTACCAGGTCCATGCGGCGATGCGCTCCGGGGCCGTGCCCGAGGTGCCGATCCTGGGCATGGGCGGGATCCGGACCGGCCTGGACGCGCTGGAGTTCGTGCTGGCCGGTGCCTCCGGCGTGGCCGTCGGCACCACGGTCTTCAACGACCCCTCGGCCCCGCTCCGGGTGCTGGACGAGCTGCGCGCCGCCCTGGCCGAGCGCGGCTTCACCCGCTTCACCGACGCCGTCGGCCTGGCCCACCACCCCTGA
- a CDS encoding dihydroorotate dehydrogenase electron transfer subunit — MAHPVQVQAEILELTPVGAHHRLVLRAPGVADRFRPGHFAALAVGGPESAVLLRRSFSIHRADPAADTVSLVVGGDAPGARELLACRVGDSVDLVAPLGTAFPLPVGPLTALLVAGGARSAPLFALAELIKEQGGSVGFILGAAGADRLFGVDQAQQLTPDVLVTTDDGSTGIKGQVTLPLAEALKAISAEAVYACGPVPMLRAVSGIATDEGVRSFCSVEQDLACGVGLCLGCVLPVVGEDGVSRFVRSCVEGPCFDGSRVRWSDIGTVPPDLYGAEAMGAR, encoded by the coding sequence ATGGCGCATCCCGTCCAGGTCCAGGCGGAGATCCTGGAACTGACGCCGGTCGGTGCCCACCACCGGCTGGTGCTGCGGGCTCCGGGCGTCGCCGACCGGTTCCGACCGGGGCACTTCGCGGCCCTGGCGGTCGGCGGACCGGAGAGCGCCGTGCTGCTGCGCCGATCCTTCTCGATCCACCGGGCCGACCCGGCGGCCGACACCGTCTCGCTGGTCGTCGGCGGCGACGCGCCGGGCGCGCGGGAGCTGCTGGCCTGCCGGGTCGGCGACAGCGTCGACCTGGTGGCCCCGCTCGGCACGGCCTTCCCGCTGCCGGTGGGGCCGCTGACCGCGCTGCTGGTGGCCGGCGGGGCCCGCAGCGCGCCGCTGTTCGCGCTGGCCGAGCTGATCAAGGAGCAGGGCGGCTCGGTCGGCTTCATCCTCGGCGCCGCCGGCGCCGACCGGCTGTTCGGGGTCGACCAGGCCCAGCAGCTCACCCCGGACGTGCTGGTGACCACCGACGACGGCTCCACCGGGATAAAGGGCCAGGTCACCCTGCCGCTGGCGGAGGCGCTGAAGGCCATCTCGGCCGAGGCCGTCTACGCCTGCGGCCCGGTGCCGATGCTGCGGGCGGTGTCCGGGATCGCGACCGACGAGGGGGTGCGCAGCTTCTGCTCGGTCGAGCAGGACCTGGCCTGCGGCGTCGGTCTGTGCCTGGGCTGCGTGCTGCCGGTGGTGGGGGAGGACGGCGTCAGCCGGTTCGTACGATCCTGTGTCGAGGGGCCGTGCTTCGACGGCTCCCGGGTGCGCTGGTCCGACATCGGGACGGTACCGCCCGACCTGTACGGCGCGGAAGCGATGGGAGCGCGGTAG
- a CDS encoding quinone-dependent dihydroorotate dehydrogenase → MYRLLFNLVFRRMDPEKAHHLAFFWIRLASSVPGLRTLAAAVLAPKDPALRVKALGLDLPGPFGLAAGFDKNAVGIDGLAMLGFDYVEIGTVTAQPQPGNPQPRLFRLIDDRALINRMGFNNEGSAAVAARLAVRPARSKTVVGVNIGKTKVVPEAEAVADYIASTERLARHADYFVVNVSSPNTPGLRNLQAVDQLRPLLSAVRATLDAEVPQRRIPLLVKIAPDLADADIDEVADLALELGLDGIIATNTTIGREGLRTDAAKVEAAGAGGLSGAPLRSRAVEVLARLHARTGDRLTLVSVGGIETAEDVWERILAGATLVQGYSAFIYEGPFWCRRLHRGLSARLRSSGHGTLGEAIGASTRG, encoded by the coding sequence TTGTACCGCTTGCTGTTCAATCTCGTCTTCCGGCGGATGGATCCGGAGAAGGCGCACCACCTGGCCTTCTTCTGGATCCGGCTGGCCTCCTCGGTGCCCGGGCTGCGGACGCTGGCCGCGGCCGTGCTCGCGCCGAAGGACCCCGCGCTGCGGGTCAAGGCCCTGGGTCTCGACCTGCCGGGCCCGTTCGGCCTCGCGGCCGGCTTCGACAAGAACGCCGTCGGCATCGACGGGCTGGCCATGCTCGGCTTCGACTACGTCGAGATCGGCACCGTCACCGCCCAGCCCCAGCCCGGCAACCCGCAGCCGCGGCTGTTCCGGCTGATCGACGACCGGGCGCTGATCAACCGGATGGGCTTCAACAACGAGGGCTCGGCCGCCGTCGCCGCCCGCCTCGCGGTCCGGCCCGCGCGCTCGAAGACCGTCGTCGGCGTCAACATCGGCAAGACCAAGGTCGTCCCCGAGGCCGAGGCCGTCGCCGACTACATCGCCAGCACCGAGCGGCTGGCCCGCCACGCCGACTACTTCGTGGTCAACGTCAGCTCGCCGAACACCCCGGGACTGCGCAACCTCCAGGCCGTCGACCAGCTCCGGCCGCTGCTCAGCGCCGTCCGCGCCACGCTGGACGCCGAGGTCCCGCAGCGCCGGATCCCGCTGCTGGTCAAGATCGCCCCCGACCTGGCCGACGCCGACATCGACGAGGTCGCCGACCTGGCGCTGGAGCTCGGGCTCGACGGGATCATCGCCACCAACACCACCATCGGCCGCGAGGGGCTGCGCACCGACGCCGCCAAGGTCGAGGCGGCCGGCGCCGGCGGGCTCTCCGGCGCGCCGCTCAGGAGCCGCGCCGTCGAGGTGCTGGCCCGGCTCCACGCGCGCACCGGCGACCGGCTCACGCTGGTGTCGGTCGGCGGCATCGAGACCGCCGAGGACGTCTGGGAGCGGATCCTGGCCGGGGCCACCCTGGTCCAGGGCTACAGCGCCTTCATCTACGAGGGCCCCTTCTGGTGCCGCCGACTGCACCGCGGCCTCTCGGCGCGGCTGCGGTCCAGCGGCCATGGCACCCTGGGCGAAGCAATCGGCGCGTCCACGAGAGGGTGA